The genome window atgaaacccgtggtcagagataagCAAATGGTATTGGATACCGAACCTGAATTTCCCTAACCAAAAGATCTTAAGTACAAATTCGGTACCGACATTTGGCGCCTactggtttttaccttcatataccggtaccataaccggtattttcggtatcgatatcggttggcaccgagctcatccctacccatGAAACtgaaaaaaagaaatcattaaaagttgaagaaaatcaacaaaaaagttgcacgataccgttgttgttcgtacggtacccatgatcagagatgagcaaatggtaccaggtaaaagtaccgaatttcccgaactaaaatattttcaaaatcatttcggTACTGACTTTTGGGGTTTTCTGTACAAGGTTGGTGCCGGTTTTTATCATTGTATATCGATAACTGTACCAGGctggtgccggtttttaccttcatgtaccgataacaaACTGGACCATACAtgtattttcgatacaagtaccggttaaggaaataattattattataatatcgaaataataaaagtattaaaaaattatatatattactataatattagaaaataaaaataaatttactgTTTAAAACCTTggataattaattaataattaaaataatataaggataaggataatAATAATTGGACCGATAATAGGTGACCATGTGGGTCGGCCTATTAAATCAAAAAGGGTTCAAACTTGATTGTAAATTTCAAATTTATATGGGAGAACATGTGGGCCAATGTTATTTATGTGCAAATGAAATTTCAGTGGGCCAACGTGATTCATTTGTGGGCTGGTATCTAATGTTTGGGCCGAGCATGTGATGTTAACTTGTTAAAATTATAATCAACTTTGGACGATAGGGTATTGCATGACCCTACATACGCATACTTATATCTACTGTACTTTAGGTCGCGTGTAACAGATCAACtgttaattaacactagaagtaCATTATCAAATCGAGCAAACTAAGGCGAGTTCACTACTCTTTCACAAGCATGTGTACCGGGGGACAAACAAACTAATATTCCTGGGAGGAATACTTTTCAAACGCTTTGGCTTAATTATGATGTTGGTTAATAAACTCGAACTGTATCACGAAAGTCCCTACTTACATACCGAGCTAGTTGCCTAggaggcaacggggtattagttgatagcgctattaggcttgacaaacctcacaccgtacctgggaggacgagcatgaactaatgaccttaaacactatgatcaatgatgatagacattgatgggAGCACCAAAAACAAACAGTCAATTGGTACAGAGTTTATTATTCGTAACATGTCTTTAAACTAAAAACTTACATGATTTTCGTTAAACAAAAATGTGAACTTGCTAGCTTTATGCTGATACACTTTTCTGCATGTTTGCAGGTCGTTAAGTGATTTCATGAAACGGAGCTTGCAATCGGGGGAGTTGAGGATGTCATGGGTCGTGCTGTTTGTGAATACGTTGATGTTATGCTATGCTTTATGAACAATTTAATTTCAAATACATAGAACAATATCCAAAGCTTCCGCTGAACGTAAACTTGTTTAAAACAGATGTTTGAATTGCACTTTTCATATTGAATTCAGATTTCATATTTATTATTCACTGTAGTTCAATGCGATTAGTGGCTAGATTATGGTACATCACACGTCTCGTGGTGGATTCCGTCTGTGGTATTTCGAGGGTGTGACAATCCATATCAACACCGATATGCAAATAGTAGATCTGTTTACTAAAGCTTTGGGCTCCAAACTGTTACAACTTCTACTTGGCAAGTTGGGCATTTGTGACCTTCATGCTTCAAGTTGGATATTTGCAATTTCTTTCATATTGGGACTCTATATTTTCCATATTtatttttcttcttgaaaccttATTTATACTTGTAATTTTCTTTTGGTGTAAATGAAGAAATCAGAAACAAAAGCCAATATCGTTTTCTTCACATCTAAGGATATTAAAATATTCATAGTTCGATATCATGAGCGGATTCTCTAACACAGGTACTAGTGCATCCACTTAACAAAGCGTTTTAGAAACAAGTATtgatttaatatattaattttcagCTCAAGTTCAACAATGTTATTAAATTTTTTTATGTTGTGTAGATGTTCATAAAACCAGTTGATATGAGTACACAAAAACTGGCATAAGGTAGTTGTATTATTATATCCTACCCTAAATCTTTTTCCTTCTCTGAATTTCTATAAATCTAGCTTAAATGTAACCTCTATTATTCATTTGGCATCCATAATTTGGTGTCGTGTATAGTTTAAGGTAAAATACCTGACTTTTAAGCATTAGGTATTAGTTGATAACAAAATGTTAATTTGGTTTTGTAAACGGTAAACCCATTTAAAGACTTTCGCTACGTTAACATTTCGAAATTTTGGGACAGTATCTTAAATAAAAGATGAAATTATTTAAATAATTTACAAAGAATTTATATAAATATGTGTTACAAAATTTCTATAATTGTATACATTTCAGTGTATTTACATCAAAAGTGGCACAACTTACATTAGACCAAATATCTACTTGTGAAATAAGACTTGACTTGGATGAAAATCAAGTTTCCAAGCCAGCAAAACCACCCGCTTTCATCATTTGTTTAAACTCTTTGTAGTTAACCATTCCATCACCATCTTCATCGACCTTTTTGATCATGAGCCTACACTCCTCAACCGATCGACCCTGCCTTAACCCAAGCGAGCCCAATACGGACCTCAACTCTTCCACTGTGATGAACCCGTCCCTATTTTGGTCAAACACATTGAACGCCTCTCTCATATCTTCTTCCTCGTCCCTCTCGCCCAATATTGTCTGATAAAGTTCACCAAACTCCTCCATGTCCACAAACCCGTCTTTATTGACATCTATTTTCTCGATCATTTGGGCAAGGTCATCATCTGGTATGTATATTCCAAGGTTCTCTAAAGACTTTGCAAGCTCTTGTTTTGTGATCTTGCCATCACCATTGCGATCAAACATCTGAAAAACACGACGTAGCTCTGCTGGATCCATAATGTATAAAAATAACACTTATGTTAATCAAAATGAATCAAAAGTTTAGTGGTTTTCAGTACGATAGAAAGGAAATGAAAATGATCAATTATAAAGATGAGTCGGTTACGAAGAACATAGGTATAACATCATGATTGAATGCATAATGAATAAGAGAAGGAAATATGCAAAATTGGTTACAAAGATAAAATGGAGGGTTTATTGAAGAGGAAGTGGTGTAATTAAGGGGGTTTGTGGTTTAGAGAAAAAGAAGGAGAAGATATATGAGGGGCTATTTGTGGACAACCTGTAATTCCGCAAATTGTCAATTTGTTTGCTTGGTTGATATTGTACATATTACTTTGGTGAATAACATTTTTAAAacataataatagtaatagttcaagtttataaatataaaataaaaaagcTATAAGTGTTTGAATTTCATGCCATGAGACCATGACCTGTTAGTTTTTTAactaaattttaaaattttactcaTTTGATATGTTATAAAAAGATAATATTTAACCATTATAAATAAACAACAAGTTTGAGCTTAGTTAGTTGTACTCTTAGCTTTgggtgatttttaaaaaaaattgaattatgTGGTTTTAAATGTTTATAAATTAGAAAATGAAGTGCATTATTAATAAACTAAAATATACATAATCTATTATTTCTCTAATATTTGTTAGTTCCAAATATgtaattaataaaaaataaaaactaaaacaaaGAATTATAAAATTCAACATATAACTTTATGTTTTAGaaaatattaatttaattataattaaataaaatatgtCTACTTAATTTTAATTATCCAATAAATATTACCAATGAGTGGAGTGGTTGGAGAAAGAATTGGTGTTCTTTGTGACTCAGGTTCGATTCTCACTCTGCTCATTATTTTATGCGGCATCCAAGTGAAGAGCAAGTACGGGTGGCGTCGGTTCGACTTGGATgtgaggcgaggttttaccgattaaaCCACTGTagtgccttcgggcgggtggaggtcgggtttccgcacATCTGGGGAAAGACAAGGGGTTGGCGGCAGTCGAGTAGTCCACCTTGGCCACAATGCCCGGTGtcacgaaagaaatataagatgAGAGGAGTAGGACATTGTCATGTGCAGCTGTGAGCTGTGTGTGTCTGCCACTCTGCTCGCCTCCGCATCATTGTCTGAACTTGATAATGGGATCAAGACAGGACACTGGTCGTTCTACAATGGGAGCTCACACTATGACACGACCCAATACAACGAAGACATGATCAAATTCAGAAAAATGGCTTTGGGCACACAAGACTAGGCCAACAGTGAGTACGGCCGGTACAGGAgtgaatacatattgcacccatcTGGGTTAAGTAGTGAAGGGCCGAATACTCGCAAAATGGAGACGATTAGGTTGCGGTATGACAATCGTGGCTCGAGCGAGGGGTTCTAATGATAATTGTATAAAAAGTATgctatttttttgtttatttttaaattcGATTTAATGAGTTCGTGTacgattattgaagttgaaagATTCAAAAAAGGTTTTGGTTAAATTGGTGAGATTTATAgtcatttgacaattggtttgaAGGTTATTTTAAAGGTTTCACAAAATAACGTGTGTACACAATGGATTTGTTATAATCAGCACCACATTAACACCAGGTTTGACAAAATAGTTGTCGTTTGACATGTTTGCTGTCAACTGGCACCACATTTTTCGGCTCCTAAATGATATGTAGAATACTATGCCACAAATAGTTATTCTTACTAATATGTGTACACAATGGATTTGTTATAATCCGCGCTAAACAAAAGCTGAGAGATGCAAAGATTCGGCTCAATTTAGTATCACGTCTGCGCACGCTTTAACGTGATGTCCGCACATGTTGTCCGCGGCGCAACGCCTGCGGAGTATTATCCTAGTTGTAACTTTAAATTGGAACAAACACCAAGTAAGGAAATTTCACAACATTATTCCAATTTCAGTTTTCATCATCCATGACCTTTGCTGTCTTATTTACCCTTAACACCAATTTATTCTCAAGTACACAAGTACAAAATACGCCGCAAACGTCATGTTAACTGGATGGATGAGATTCTTATATATTCTTTCCCTCCAACCAACGACTGTAAAACGCCAATGCTTCCTTAGGTTTATACTCTGGAACCGTATGGCCCGATCCCTACATCAAAATTAATGTAAAATCAAATTCAAATAAACACACTGCAAGATAGTGATAGGTATTATAGCCTAATCCACAGGTTTAAGTATATGTGTGGGTACATtgacatataacatatttttaagtaaagaaccatgagaaccacatGTATACTTCTATGTAGTAGTGCTGCCTATATATCATGGAAGAGAGAGTATCACATTTAAAGCgctatgtatatatatttatgcgGTTTCAACAGTTCTTTACTTAAATTTTATACTATATTAACCTTGCTTCGCTGTTTTAAATGGTTCCAACATTCTTGGACAAAACAATGATTTAAAACAGAAATTAAAAGCCTCTTAAAAATGCTTGTCAATCTGATGTATGTATGACAAACCTTAATAGTGAGAAACGTGAGACCGTTGTCGTATCCTTGTATAAATCTGCAAACACAAGAAACATGTCTGCTTATACAGATATCTTAATAATAAGTAACccttttaataaatataaaagcCTACCCCGCGACTTGGTCATCAACCCACCACCTCCTCCACTCGTCAATAACTTGGTAACCTAATGATCGTGTCCACGCTTCACTTCCAGTGAAAGGAACACACAGATCATGATCCCCGCTGCGAGAACATACAAATTAATGTTACTATCGTTTAAATTTTGGTTGTCTTGATTAAATAGATCGGGCAGGTTAGGTAATGGGACAAATCGTACAATTTTACTTGTTGGAAGTTGAAACGCAACGTTAAAGTTGATCTGATACACTTTTTGTTTATTTCTTTCTCAATTACATAAAAAAAGAATATCGTTACAAATTTGGGTGTCTTTTGACCCGGTTTGACATGTTCTAGTTTAACTAGTTTCTTTTAACTACTTGGCCCGTTATAGATGTTATCAACCCAGTTAATAAGTAAACGGGTTTACATTGCCACCTTTATTGCAAttgtttagttttaaaaatctgTATAAACACGAGTGTTTAAAATTAATCAAGTGACGGTACCTGAAAATTAGAGCACGATAACCACGAGCAGTGAGGATTTTATGGTAAGGGATCATGCTTCCAGCATCACTATAGTATGCTATCTTATCAGTACATATCACCCAATCGCCCGCCACATTAATCTGAAGAatcattttgatttattttttttttttttttgccaagaATTCAATTAGTGtataaatttacaaaaaaaataaaataaaaatagaaatgtaTTATATCTTACCGGATCAGCATGAATCGCCTTCCGGACTTCTTCATTGTTTAGCCATATGGTTGCTACTACATCATCCTACAAAAATATATGTGCGGAAATAAGAttgatttattatttttttttcttttttgtaacTTTATACAATAGTGACCAAGTTTCCTAAGTGTTAAACTATAGTGattcaaagttttttttttcttctggtCATTTAACATTCATTAGATGTGCAAAGCATGTACAACTCttttatatatgtaaaaaaacaaGAATTAAGTGAGACGAATAAAAGATATACAATTGGTTACTATGTGATTCACTTTTTTTTCCAAATTCACTTAAATTAAACAAGTTAATTGGAAAATAATTATCCCTTATTAGTAACAAGACAGGAATAACTAAAGAAAGTTGTGTAACTTTAGAGAAAACTTTAGTGAAACAAAAAAAGAAATTGAATATAGTTTGTACACACTAAAGCTTGAATATAGTTTTTCAGTGACATTTAAACCTTTTGACTTGTTTTCTTAAACTAGTTTTTCTAGTTTTACCCATTTGGCCCGTCATCAATATAACACAATCCGGATTGACGTAACTTTACATAAATGACTTACGGTACATGGGACAGCTGGTGCACCATTGAGAAGCTCAGGCCAAGACGGCACGTAACCAGGCTTAACCGGGGCTCTAAAAGGCCAAGCCCGCCCAAACATCCTGGTTCGAACCGGAAGGGGTCTTTCGGTCTCACCCAATTTCCTGAAGCTAGCTGGCAAGTTTGATTTTCCAAGGCTAATTTTACTTGATATATCACCATGATAACATGCTTCTAAAATGTTGTACATGTTTATACCAGCAACATCCTGAAATTACAAGTTCAAATCCAAGATAAGCAAGGATGTTATACAATTCATTagaattatatatatatgaaaaatagTGAATATTCAAAAATAAGATTACTTCGTCAACTTTCGAAAGCGCTCTTTCACAATCAGGTTTTGTAGAATTGTAATACTTCCCTTCACACACTGTGACAACTTCCTGCATGTGTTTAAGGTCAGCCTCTGTTCATAAAGATACAGTTTGACTTTCCAAGTCAAAGAGACAAAATTTATCAAAATTGTGTAGCAAATTTTAACTTTATGACAAAAGTTTACAAATATCATTGTGGGTTTGAAATTTATAAGAAAATCCTTTTTGGAATTTGAATGTTGATGATAAAATATTTAAACTTTAAAGTAAAAGTGTACCTCATAAAGTTCATCTGAAATGAGGCCCATCCCATGTGCAAATGGAACAATAGCATTCCCATCAAACACTTCATCTGCAACTCCATTTCCTACCATGTATCCCTGCATTTTTATTGATTAAATCCCGGCGAATAGTAATGTATATCGAGTGCTTGAATAATTATAGTTGTAATAAAACAGGTTGTGGACAATAGGGATGTGCAGTTTAGTTCTTTTTATGAGGATGTACCTTAAAGTTAATAGTGGGTATAACACCAGCATCAAGTCCTGAAAAATATCAAAATGGGTAAATAATTTTCTCAAACTTATGCTACTTGGGATTTATTAATAGATGATTTACCTTTCACTACTTCATAAGACAACATAGGGACGTAAACTCCAGCATATGATTCACCAGAAATGAAAAATGGATTTGAGAGATATTCAGGATATATCTTGAACCACTAGAATCACAAAAACCAAAACGTGAACATATATTTTtttgagtgtgtgtgtgtgaggagggggggggggggtgggctTCATTTCCAAACCAAGGTGGTCCAGTGGAACAAACTGGACCACCAGGGTCAAACCTCCACAACGGAGGGATGGTCCGAATTAGGTCGCTTGCTTTTGGACGAGTGGCATATCAATTTAGTCATGTTTGCTTGTAGTCAATTTCATCATACAATCAATTTGCACACTGCTAATAACAATTTAGTCATGTTTGCATGTAATCGATCAACTATTCCATCATCTAGTTTATGTTATAAAAAGATAATATTGCAAAAGGATTATAATccataagaacataaatttcgtACTTATCGCATTTAATttgttttctttattttgttCCTATTTTTTCAGAAATACCTCAAGGAGAAATTTGTGTGCGTCTAAAGCTGTTGCTATATCCCCTGTGATATAGTCGGTTTTATTCTCGGAATATGACAATCCAACTCCAGCTGGAGAGTCCAAATATATCACGTTCGAAACCTAATCACATATGAATAAAAACCCTAACAAAGATTACAATTCTTGCTAATGATCAAATTTATGTAGTGATTTGTGGTATATCATACTGGTTTTCACAACTCAAAAACATGAATATATATAAATTACCTTTGTCCATGTATATGGATTAAGATGAAGTTTGGGCAAGCCTCCAGTTTTTTCAAAATTAAATGGACCTGCGATAACACATTGGCTTTATTCTTACACCAACTAAATGATCCAAGAACCACTCCCATTCAAATACCCTATATATAAAGACCACTAATCCTTGATGATTACTAATTAAATTCtatcaaatttttttatttattacgGTCATATAATCAGATTAGGGTAACAGGTTAATAAT of Helianthus annuus cultivar XRQ/B chromosome 1, HanXRQr2.0-SUNRISE, whole genome shotgun sequence contains these proteins:
- the LOC110873497 gene encoding serine carboxypeptidase 1, producing the protein MNKITFSICITFTFLFFSAHSAPENAAISQIPGFDGTLPSKHYAGYVTIDENHGKKLYYYYVLSERNPSEDPVVLWLNGGPGCSSFDGFVYEHGPFNFEKTGGLPKLHLNPYTWTKVSNVIYLDSPAGVGLSYSENKTDYITGDIATALDAHKFLLEWFKIYPEYLSNPFFISGESYAGVYVPMLSYEVVKGLDAGVIPTINFKGYMVGNGVADEVFDGNAIVPFAHGMGLISDELYEEVVTVCEGKYYNSTKPDCERALSKVDEDVAGINMYNILEACYHGDISSKISLGKSNLPASFRKLGETERPLPVRTRMFGRAWPFRAPVKPGYVPSWPELLNGAPAVPCTDDVVATIWLNNEEVRKAIHADPINVAGDWVICTDKIAYYSDAGSMIPYHKILTARGYRALIFSGDHDLCVPFTGSEAWTRSLGYQVIDEWRRWWVDDQVAGFIQGYDNGLTFLTIKGSGHTVPEYKPKEALAFYSRWLEGKNI
- the LOC110871369 gene encoding calmodulin-like protein 3; translated protein: MDPAELRRVFQMFDRNGDGKITKQELAKSLENLGIYIPDDDLAQMIEKIDVNKDGFVDMEEFGELYQTILGERDEEEDMREAFNVFDQNRDGFITVEELRSVLGSLGLRQGRSVEECRLMIKKVDEDGDGMVNYKEFKQMMKAGGFAGLET